TTGGATTGAAGGAATAAATCCTCCTATTATTTTGCCTTTTGGGCAGCCTTTTAGCTTGTATAAAATTAATCAGATAGCTCATGCAAAAGCCGCACAGGAACAAAGTTGGAAAGTATCTTGGGCATTTAATGTTCGTGTTCTCAGTAAACCAAAAAGTTTCCTAGTGATACATACAACGGATTTCGATGCATATGAAAGATTTATTCAAATCAGTTAGTAAAGCAGGCAGCATAACAATTTAGGTGAAGCGGATTGACTGAAGCCGCTTGGCTGGGACGCAAAGGTATTGGCAACTGCTAACCCAAAACGTTATGTGTATACACATCGTTGTTGAAATAGTTAAGTAGTGAGATGAATTAGTGAATCTGAAAGATGTCAAGATTGAGAACTTTCGTGGTGTCAGTTGGTTACACCTTCCCCTCGACAAACTGACAGTACTAATTGGTGAAAATAACGCTGGAAAGTCAACTGTTTTAGAATCTATAAAGTTTGTTCTTAACCGTAGTCTTGGCAATCAACGTGGTAGCCAGTTCGCCGAATATGATTTTCATCTCAATGATGTTAACGTTACGCCACAAACTGCTCAGCCAATTCTTATCACCTTACACTTTGCCGAAGAAAATCTGGATGAATGGCCTGATGCTATTATTCAGCAGATGAATGAAGTAATTCAGTTAGATTCAGCAGGACTTAATCATATCTGGTTACAAGCAAAAGGCAATTTTAATCCTGATATTGTTTCATTTGAAACCAAGTGGATTTTTCTCAATTCAAACGAGGAAGAGTTGATTTTAAAGAACCTCACACCAATCAACCTTATTTCACGATTTGTCCCGCTTTTTTTCCTGTCGGCATTACGTGATGCCTCTCAAGAGTTTGGACAACGTGGTCAGTTCTGGAAAAGTTTCCTGAAGTCTATCCAGATTCCTGATGCCGAGCGAGCACAAATTGAGGAAACGCTTGAGGAGGTTAATACATCAGTTATCGGTGCAAACATTGGGCTAACGCAAGTTATTCAAGAAATTGCAAAGCTAAAGGGACTTGTCCCTTTAGCTTCTAATGATCCTGTCGTACTGGAAGCATTTCCAACCCGTATCTTTGATATGGTCGGTAAAATTCAGGTGTATCTAAAATCAACTTACGGAGCAAAGATTCCCCTCCATCGGCATGGGGAGGGAACTCAGAGCCTTGCAGTATTGATGCTTTTTCAAGCCTTTGTAGCTAGCAATCTAGCTGAAGCCTATGCCCCTGAGTCTAGCCCAATTCTTGCTTTGGAAGAACCAGAGGCGCATCTTCATCCATCGGCTATTTGTTCACTTGGTTCATTTTTAAAGAATCTGTCAGGGCAAACCCTAGTTTCTAGCCATTCTGGCGATTTGCTTTCACGGGTTCCAATTACGTCATTACGCAGGTTATACAAAGTCAATGGAGAAACAAAGGTAGGACAAGTTCAGGCAAATTTGTTGGATGACAAAGAGATGCAGGCAATTGATTATAGTATTTGTCTGACAAAGGGCCAATACCTATTTTCACGTTGCTGGCTACTTGTGGAAGGTAAATCAGATTTTCATCTTATGCCTCTTCTTCTAGATATCATGGGTTTCTCTCAAGATGAAGTTAGTCTATCAGTCCTTGAAATTAGCGAAGTCATCAACAAAGGTGAGCCGTTTATAAAGCTGGCAAAAGCACTCGGTGTTCAATGGTTTATGATGGCAGATGGCGATGCTGCTGGTATTGAGTATATCAACCGAGCGACGAATCATCTTGAGAGCCATGAAAATCTCACAGATCGCGCCCAGAAATTAGCAAATGCTGATATCGAGCATGAGTTTTGGCATAACGGCTATGATAATTTTATTACAAGCATTGTTCCGCCTAATGTTCAAACTCAAATTCAGGCGAGAGCAGGAGGCGACCCAGTAAAAGAAACAAAGGAGATGATTAAAGCCGCTATCAATCAGAAGGGGGGAAAACCTGC
Above is a genomic segment from Nodosilinea sp. E11 containing:
- a CDS encoding ATP-dependent nuclease yields the protein MNLKDVKIENFRGVSWLHLPLDKLTVLIGENNAGKSTVLESIKFVLNRSLGNQRGSQFAEYDFHLNDVNVTPQTAQPILITLHFAEENLDEWPDAIIQQMNEVIQLDSAGLNHIWLQAKGNFNPDIVSFETKWIFLNSNEEELILKNLTPINLISRFVPLFFLSALRDASQEFGQRGQFWKSFLKSIQIPDAERAQIEETLEEVNTSVIGANIGLTQVIQEIAKLKGLVPLASNDPVVLEAFPTRIFDMVGKIQVYLKSTYGAKIPLHRHGEGTQSLAVLMLFQAFVASNLAEAYAPESSPILALEEPEAHLHPSAICSLGSFLKNLSGQTLVSSHSGDLLSRVPITSLRRLYKVNGETKVGQVQANLLDDKEMQAIDYSICLTKGQYLFSRCWLLVEGKSDFHLMPLLLDIMGFSQDEVSLSVLEISEVINKGEPFIKLAKALGVQWFMMADGDAAGIEYINRATNHLESHENLTDRAQKLANADIEHEFWHNGYDNFITSIVPPNVQTQIQARAGGDPVKETKEMIKAAINQKGGKPAFAQALAIEIRDRGATTIPQTIQDIITHAVQLAGGRYG